Proteins from one Sarcophilus harrisii chromosome 2, mSarHar1.11, whole genome shotgun sequence genomic window:
- the SPRN gene encoding LOW QUALITY PROTEIN: shadow of prion protein (The sequence of the model RefSeq protein was modified relative to this genomic sequence to represent the inferred CDS: inserted 1 base in 1 codon), whose product MNWATVTCWTLLLLAAFFCENVTSKGGRGGARGAARGRGRSSSSSRVRVKSAPRYSSSGSAFRVAAAASAGAAAGAAAGAIAGVAGRRISGEVGMNDGLETEVYYGNQTREGVYSFRWTSGTDHWGMEPNLSLCLTXGFFQLFPL is encoded by the exons ATGAATTGGGCAACAGTAACATGCTGGACCCTTCTACTTCTGGCTGCTTTCTTTTGTGAGAATGTCACCAGCAAGGGAGGTCGAGGTGGAGCCCGAGGGGCAGCTCGTGGCAGGGGtcgaagcagcagcagcagtcgGGTGAGAGTGAAGTCTGCCCCTCGCTACAGTTCCTCAGGCTCAGCCTTCCGAGTTGCAGCGGCTGCCTCAGCTGGAGCTGCGGCAGGGGCAGCTGCAGGAGCGATTGCTGGGGTTGCCGGGAGGAGAATATCCGGAGAGGTAGGCATGAACGACGGCTTGGAGACAGAAGTCTACTATGGCAACCAGACGAGGGAAGGAGTCTACAGCTTCAGATGGACATCAGGGACTGACCATTGGGGCATGGAGCCCAATCTCAGTCTCTGCTTGA TGGGTTTCTTTCAGTTGTTTCCTCTTTAG
- the MTG1 gene encoding mitochondrial ribosome-associated GTPase 1 isoform X2, with product MRVPAGALWSAAVTSWRSGFSFAGQEVARWFPGHMAKGLKKMQSSLKLVDCIIEVHDARIPLSGRNPLFQETLGIKPHLLVLNKMDLADLKEKQKILGRLNKEGVKNVIFTNCLKDENIKQIVPTVTELIESGYRYHRGENLEYCIMVIGVPNVGKSSLINSLRRQHLKKGKASRVGGDPGITRAVMSKIQVCERPLMFLLDTPGVLAPRIPDVETGLKLATCGTILDHLVGEDIIADYLLFSLNKQQQFRYVEHYDLGEACDDIGSVLKRIAIKLKKIHKVKVLTGTGDVNVIQPNYSAAAYDFIRSFRNGLLGQVMFDTAILEEPQENTVLPPE from the exons ATGAGGGTCCCGGCCGGCGCGCTGTGGAGCGCGGCCGTGACCTCCTGGCGCAGCGGCTTCTCCTTCGCGGGCCAAGAGGTGGCGCGATGGTTCCCGGGACACATGGCCAAAG GTCTTAAGAAGATGCAGAGCAGCCTGAAGCTGGTAGACTGTATCATTGAAGTGCACGATGCTCGG ATTCCATTATCTGGTCGCAATCCTTTATTCCAGGAAACTCTTGGAATTAAACCTCACCTGCTTGTACTTAACAAAATGGATTTGGCAGATCTTAAAGAGAAACAG aaaattttgggGCGTCTGAACAAAGAAGGAgtgaaaaatgtaatttttaccAATTGTTTAAAGGACGAAAACATAAAacag ATTGTTCCAACGGTTACTGAACTGATTGAAAGTGGCTACCGCTATCATCGAGGAGAG AACCTGGAGTACTGTATCATGGTGATTGGTGTGCCCAATGTGGGCAAATCCTCACTCATCAACTCACTCAGGAGGCAGCATCTTAAAAAAG GAAAAGCCTCTCGAGTGGGGGGTGATCCTGGAATAACGAGAGCAGTTATGTCCAAAATTCAG GTGTGTGAACGGCCTTTGATGTTCCTGTTGGATACTCCTGGTGTGCTTGCTCCACGGATCCCGGATGTAGAGACAGGACTGAAACTCGCCACTTGTG GAACTATATTGGACCATTTGGTAGGAGAAGATATTATTGCTGATTATCTTCTTTTCTCACTTAATAAGCAGCAGCAGTTCCG GTATGTGGAGCATTATGACCTGGGGGAAGCATGTGATGACATAGGAAGTGTGCTGAAGAGGATTGCCATAAAACTCAAGAAGATTCACAAAGTGAAAGTGCTCACAGGGACTG GTGATGTTAATGTCATTCAGCCTAACTATTCTGCAGCAGCCTATGACTTCATTCGAAGCTTCCGCAATGGGTTACTGGGTCAAGTGATGTTCGACACAGCTATTCTGGAAGAGCCCCAGGAAAACACAGTTCTGCCTCCTGAGTGA